Below is a window of Corynebacterium kalinowskii DNA.
CGCCGTTCGTCGTGCCCACCTGGACCTGGTAGTCGCCACGGGCGCGCAGGACATCCAACAGCTCGGGGCTCTGCATGGCCCAGACCACATCCACATCACCGGACTGCAAAGCGTTGGTTGCGCCTACTGCGTCAGAGAAGTAGCGGATCGCGGCGGTGTCATTGGCGGGGCGCTCGCCCCAATAATCTTCACGAGCAGAAAAAGTGAGCGACTGCCCAACCGCCCAGTGCTCCAGCTCATAAGGGCCGGTACCGATGGGCTCCTCAGCAAGCTTTTCGACGCCCGCAGGAGTCATCATCGCGCCCACAAAGGTGCCCATAGCCCACAACCACTGGTTGCTCGGGCGCTTCAGGTGCACTTTCAGAGTGTGCGGGTCCACTGCTTCAGTGCTCTCCACCACGGACATTTGGGACTTCAGCCCATTGGTCCACGCGTCAGAGCTGACACGATCGATGGAGAACTTGGCGGTGTCGGCGGTAAAGAGGTCGCCGTTGGAGAAGTGGACACCCTCGCGCAGATGAAAGACGTACTCCTGGCCGTCGGCACTGCGCTCCCAGCTGGTGGCGAGTAGTGGTTGGACATCGCCTTGTTCGTCGATCTGCACCAAGCCCTCGTAGACGTTCTTCATGAGCGCGCCGGGGATTGCTGCGCCGGCTGTCCGGGTGAAGTCGAGGGAAGCAGGCGGGCCGAAGGTGGCGACGACTACCGCGTTCGCATCGGCGATCCTGCCGACCCGAGTGGCGGTGCTACCCGCCGAGCACCCGCACAGTGCCAAAACGGCGCTGAGAGTGACTGTGGCGAGGACGGTGCGTAACTTGCGCATGTTATACCGATCTCACAGGAAGGGGTTGGTTAACACGCAACATTATATGGCGCATCCTCCGTATCCCTAACTTGCGCCTTAAGTTAGACTAGGCACCCGTGGAACCCATCCGAGTGACTTCAGATTTCGGCGCCCTCCTGCGTTCTCCCGCTGCCCGCGCCCTGGGCCTGCTGATCCTGGTGCTCGCCCCGCTGACATGGTTCCTGTACCGGTCGCTCGAAGCCACTTCCAATGAAACCCTTCGCCTGCTTTATGGGCTTGGGGTGGCGGCTCCTGCTGGCGGCATCGTGGTCGCAGTGTTCAGCTTTCTCGGATACCTGATACGCAAGCGGCGTACGGTGCTCAAGGTGGGGGAGCAGGTGACCTTGCCTCGCACGGGTGTTGATTTCGCGCTGCGAGATCTCGATTGTCTGCAGGTTTTCACTAAGGATGGCGCGTCGTATTTGGCGCTGTTTCCGGCGCATGTCCCGGAGCGACTCACAGCTGCCACCGCGCGGAGCGGGAATCACAAGCTCGACGGATATATTGTGGAATTTCCTCAATGGCCGAACTTGCAGACGT
It encodes the following:
- a CDS encoding ABC transporter substrate-binding protein, with the translated sequence MRKLRTVLATVTLSAVLALCGCSAGSTATRVGRIADANAVVVATFGPPASLDFTRTAGAAIPGALMKNVYEGLVQIDEQGDVQPLLATSWERSADGQEYVFHLREGVHFSNGDLFTADTAKFSIDRVSSDAWTNGLKSQMSVVESTEAVDPHTLKVHLKRPSNQWLWAMGTFVGAMMTPAGVEKLAEEPIGTGPYELEHWAVGQSLTFSAREDYWGERPANDTAAIRYFSDAVGATNALQSGDVDVVWAMQSPELLDVLRARGDYQVQVGTTNGEVLLSMNNQRAPFNDVRVRQAVMHAIDRQAVIDTAWDGYGVDTGGVPVPPTDPWFEKSEQYPFDPDKARELLAEAGINEDNNDVVFTVPSLPYASAISELVVSQLKDIGLDVTIQSVEFPAVWLSQVLKGKDYDMSLIAHVEPRDLTTLFSKGYYLGFDDPATAELFARADTGSAEEYPQLMNQAVDNIMANAAADTLFNFPNIVVARQGITGIEPDVRTDGIALAGLGKQP